The DNA region CTACGCATACAAAAATCCCTTGGTCGCGATGCCTGAAGTTAAACCTCAGGCTGCCATCCAAGGGATTTCTGTTTGTATTCCGGCACATTGTTGCATCTTTACATCACAGCGTATCAAACGATCACAGGCCCCGTGTCCCCTAGGATTCAGTTATCCCATGGTTTCAAAACCTGCGGTTCACATCCTTATTTCCATTCCTTCAGCTTCAATTCAAATTCAGGGAAGCCATAGGCATATGCCGTGTATTCATAGAGCTGGAAGTACAGGACGACGGCGTTATCCTTCAAGTAGAATTCCGCATCTCCCGGAACTCCTTGGAATCCGCCAAGGTAGCCTCCGCCCTTCTTCAACTCGCTCAGGACGCGGTTGTCGAGCTTCTTCTTCTTGCCCTTCAGGTCAATGAAATCGCCAAGCTTCAGCTGCTTCCCGTCCTTCAGGGAGAATGTAAAGCTGTTCTTGAAGGTCATGCCGTGCGCGCCGCCAAGATAGGAATATTCATGCGCCGTCACGCTCAGCAGGCCGTCCTTGTTGTAGTGGACCACAAAATTGCCCTCGAATGCGTAAGGGAAGCTATCTCCACCCGGGGGAAGCTCCTTGATGCTTTCCTCTGCCCGGGCGATCACGCCCTCGGCATGCTTTTTCAATACGCTGTTGATTTGGCTTTGAGCTTCTTCGTTACCCAGGCCGCTGACAACCGGATAATTCACGACAGCTTCCACGCCAAGGATCGTCTTCCTCAGCGTTTCCGATTTGATCGTTAGATCAGCCTGCTGCTTGGTCAAGCTTAGCGTCTTCGAGGACGGACTCCATTGTCCCTGGATCCCCAAGTATTCGCTGACCGTCTTGAACGGCAGATAGAGCCGTCCGTTGATGATCTGGCCCCCAGGCTCTCCGGCGTATAATCCGTTCACCGACAAGCCGATTTCCTTCGAGTCGTACACAACGGCGCTTAGCTGATGATAGCCGGCGTTCAGCGTATACGTACGGTTCTTCGAATCATATTTCAGAGGCAAGCCCGCCGCATCCCGGAGTACGGTTGCCGGTACGTATGTAACTCCGTGCAGAAGAACTCCCTTCTGGGACAGGGCCTTGCCGTTCCACTTCAATGTCACTTCATTCTTCTTCGCTACGTTGTGGCTGGCGGAAACAGAGGGTTTCGAGGGGCTTGCATCGATGACCTGTCCGTTCAAGCCAAGACTTCCGAGCAGGACGCCGGTTGCAATAATTGATGCGCATACACGAAATTTGGTATTCATATAAGTTCCACCTTTTCCAATTTAAGTTTCCATTAGTTGTTTATTACCCTCATTCATTATAAAAAATTCGGCCCCCCGTTTGGTAACAAGTGAATGACAATTTTGATTCCATGCTGCAGGAACTACATGAAAAATATGAGCTTATAGTCTTATATCCCCATGTACGGCCAAGCTCTACGAACGGGCTGCTTTCTTCACCCGATCGATCTGCAAACCGCAGCTCTCTATAGTGTCTTACCACTTCATAGGGTTCTCAAACAATCGGGATCCTGTGTAAATCTTATAGACCGCTGCTCCTCCGTCATGATCCCCATTGCAATAGAAAAAGCCCTGCCCCTAAGGGCAAGGCTTATAAAAAGGGTACT from Paenibacillus ihbetae includes:
- a CDS encoding PdaC/SigV domain-containing protein, with amino-acid sequence MNTKFRVCASIIATGVLLGSLGLNGQVIDASPSKPSVSASHNVAKKNEVTLKWNGKALSQKGVLLHGVTYVPATVLRDAAGLPLKYDSKNRTYTLNAGYHQLSAVVYDSKEIGLSVNGLYAGEPGGQIINGRLYLPFKTVSEYLGIQGQWSPSSKTLSLTKQQADLTIKSETLRKTILGVEAVVNYPVVSGLGNEEAQSQINSVLKKHAEGVIARAEESIKELPPGGDSFPYAFEGNFVVHYNKDGLLSVTAHEYSYLGGAHGMTFKNSFTFSLKDGKQLKLGDFIDLKGKKKKLDNRVLSELKKGGGYLGGFQGVPGDAEFYLKDNAVVLYFQLYEYTAYAYGFPEFELKLKEWK